The Selenomonas sp. AB3002 sequence TGCACATGTACCAGCTGATGTGTTTCATTCAGGGTCTTCAGGGAAGCAGCGATATCCTGATACTTCTCCAGGGAATTCATGTCATGGAGCTCCAGCAGTATCTGGTCAAAGCAATTCAGGAAGCCTGCAGGCAGGTTCCTGAAAACCTCCCATTCTGCCCCCTCCACGTCCATCTTCAGTATCATGCCGCTCCTGCCCGTATGGCCATTGTCCTCCATAAGCTGCGGCAGGGTACGAAGCTCGGGGACAGCACTGTCATAGACACCTGCTACCCCCGTCTTCTGCCAATGAAAATGTTGATTCTCCTCAGGCAGGCCTTCTATAGTGTGGTCATACATATATACATCTATACCACGTTCTGCCATATACTTGTCCCAGGAAACATCATCAGCAATACCAAAGCTGTAGGCTACCTTGCATGATTCAAAATCATCCAACATGATATAGCCACCATCTTCGCCACGACCTGTCCTTATGAGCTGCTTGTCAACAGGACGCTTCGTATGCATCAATTCTCTAAGTCCTCTTATGCTACGGAACAGCTTTGATGAGCTTATATCCTCATATTTGGACATGGTTTCAGCCACCCACATGGCACGAAGGGACTCCAGTTTGCCCTCAGTGTTGGCCGTAGTCCAAAAGGTCTCATCCAGACGCTTGTCAACTGCCATAAGCTGATTGCGCAGGGACTCAATTTCTCGTAACATCTGCTTCTGCTGCTGTTCGAGTTTCTGGTCAATTTCCTGTTGCAGTTCGAGTTTCTGGTCAATTTCCTGTTGCAGTTCCTCCATACGATGGGTTTGATTCCTGTTACTGTCAGATATTTCATCAACCCTCGCCACCACATGCTCCAGATTCTGTCTCAGGGCATGAAAATAATTCGGCAGCAGAATCTGCTTCAATCTATGGAAAAAATCATTTTTCATAAATATACCTCTATCAACCAACTATATCTATGCTGGCATTAAGATATGCTGCCCCTACGAATTCCAGGCCAGCAGGACGAACGATCTGG is a genomic window containing:
- a CDS encoding FkbM family methyltransferase, with translation MKNDFFHRLKQILLPNYFHALRQNLEHVVARVDEISDSNRNQTHRMEELQQEIDQKLELQQEIDQKLEQQQKQMLREIESLRNQLMAVDKRLDETFWTTANTEGKLESLRAMWVAETMSKYEDISSSKLFRSIRGLRELMHTKRPVDKQLIRTGRGEDGGYIMLDDFESCKVAYSFGIADDVSWDKYMAERGIDVYMYDHTIEGLPEENQHFHWQKTGVAGVYDSAVPELRTLPQLMEDNGHTGRSGMILKMDVEGAEWEVFRNLPAGFLNCFDQILLELHDMNSLEKYQDIAASLKTLNETHQLVHVHGNNCAHYLMCNGLVVPGAMECTYISKEKYSFKEDETFYPDELDASNDRRWPDIMLGRWG